CTGCTGTTCTTTCCGTACCCTCTGTGTCTCTGTGTGAGGCAAAAAGAAGCGGGGCCGCGCATCGCTGCGCAGCCCCGCCTGTTCACGCTCTCCCGCTCAGTCCGACAGGTCCCAGTCGTCCTCGGCCGCCTTCATCCGCAACGCGCCGGGGCCGGCGTGGCGCACCTCGGGCAGCGGCACGATGGCGCGCACGGTGTCCAGCGTGCCGTTCACGCGGAGCTGGCGGAAGAGGAAGTCGAACTGCTCCTGCAGCGTGGCGCGGATGGCGGCGCGGTGGGCTTCCGGCATGTCCCACAGCTCGCGCTTGAAGGCGCCCAGGGCCTTCTTGCGCGCCTTGTAGATGAACTGCTGCTCCGTGTCCGTGGGCTTGCGCTCGTCCGGGAAGTTCTGGCGGCAGTGCTCGTACATCCGCTCGCGCAGCTCGGCCGGGAACTGCGGGTGGTCGTAGACGATGTTCTGGAAGTTGGTGGCCAGGTGGATCTCGGCCGTCTCCATGTCCGGGAAGTTGCCGAAGGCGCTGCTGGGGAGAGTCGACGCCCCGTGCTGCACCGCGCCCGAAAGGCCGTACTCGTCGCGCGAGATCTGGCTGAGGGTGCGCAGCGTCTCGAAGTCGATCGCCACGTCCGCGATGGTGCCGTCGGGAAGGACGGTGCCGCCGTGCGTGGTGCCGCTCTGCACGGAGATCTTGGCGAGCCCGTCCACCGCCGTGCCTTCGCGCGAGCCGATCCGCTGCAGCTCGCGGTTGTAGCCGTCCATGTAGGCGCGCAGCTCCTCGGGGGTCGAGTTCTCCGTCCCCACCTCGCCGATCTCGCCGCCCACCGAGACGGTGACGCCCCGCGGCTGGTAGTGGCGGATGTACGCCGTCAGCTCGGCCGAGAGGCGGTAGTTGAGCTCCTGCTGCGCGTCCAGCCCCTCCTTCGACAGGTCCACGAGGGTGGAGGTGTCCACGTCGATGTTGTAGAAGCCGGCGTGCAGGCCTTCGCGGATGATGTCCTTTACGGCGCGCATCTCCGCGTCGGGATTCGACTTGTACTTCTTGGCGTTGAGCTGGAAGTGGTCGCCCTGCACGAAGAGCGGGCCGCTCCACCCCGCCTTGATGGCCGAGGCGGTCATCACCGCCACGTACTCGGCGGGGCGCTGGTCCGTGTAGCCGATCTCGGAACGGGCGATCTCCAGGATGATGGCTCCGGCGCTCAGCTCGCGCGCGGCGGAGAAGAGGGCGCGTCCCGTGTCGAACGACATGGCGCGCACGTTGATGGCCGGCACGGTGAAGCCGCTCACCTCGCCGCGCCCGCGGGCCATGTAGAGCTCGTGGATGGAGGCCGGGGCCACGCCCAGCCGCCGCCCCACCTCGCCGATGGTCCACCGCGCCGAGTCGCGCACGTCTTCGTCGTCTGCGAAGACGGCGGCGCGCACCAGGCGGTCGATCCCCTCCCCGCGAAGCGTCTCCTCGTTCACCACCTCGACGCCCCCATCCGCCGAGACGCGGACGGACGAAGCGACCTCATCCAGCATGGCGCGCACGGGGGCCAGTGAAAGCAGCGCCAGATCGTCGGCGGACGCGACGGATTGCACCATGGTTCCTCGGGATGGTTCTCTGGTTCGGTATCGGGTCCTGCGTTCGGGGGCGGAATGTGCGGGGGAGGCGGCGCGGGAGCAAGGGCGCGGGGAAACAGCGGGGAATGGGGAATGGGGAATGGGGAATGGGGCAGACATCGCAGGCCCTCACCCCGCTCGTTCCTCGCTGCCCCTCTCCCAAACTGCTGGGAGAGGGGCGTACGCGTGCATCGTCGCGCGGCGCACACGTCCCGGGCGCGATTCATCGCGCCCGCCCCTGCCCCGTCTCGCCCCCCGCCGCAACGCAGTGACCTGCTTGTCTGCCCACCCCCTGCCACCACCGCGACTCACGCCCTCCGCACCGAAACCCGTAGGGGCCGCCCCGCGTGGCTGCCCGTGCCTGCCCCCGCTCCGCCCCCATTCCCCATTCCCCATTCCCCATTCCCCGCTGTCCCGGCCCGCCCCTTGCCCCGCCCCGCGCGCATGACCAACCACCCCACCCGAAACACCATCGCCGCCGCGGCGGCCGCCACCGCCGCGCTGGCCGCGTACGCCTTCCTCGTGGAGCCGCTCTGGCTGGAGGTGACGCGGCCGCGGATCCACGTCAAGGACCTGCATCCCGCACTGGAAGGGTTCCGCATCGCGCTCCTCACGGACATGCACGCGGGCCAGGGGACGCCGCTCTCCCTGGTGCGCCGCGCCTGCCGCCTGGCGATGGAGGAGGAGCCGCACCTGATCGCCCTCACCGGCGACTTCGCGGCGGACGAGGCGCCGGACTTCGGGCGGGTGATCTCCGCGCTGGACGAGCTGCGCGCACCCTTTGGCGTGTACGCCGTGCCGGGGAACCACGACTACATCGTGGGGATCGAGGCGTGGCACCGGCAGTTCAGGGGGCACCCCGTGATCCGCGACCTCACCAACGGCGCGTGCATGCTGGACGTGGACGGCGCGCGCTTCTGCGTGGCGGGGGTGGACGACTACTCGTACGGGCGCCCGTCCATGAACGCCCTGCCGCCGCCCGACACCCGCGACTTCACCCTGCTCCTGGCCCACGACCCGGACCAGGCCGAGCTCGCCCGCCGCGAGTACGACCGGGTGGACCTGATCGTGAGCGGGCACACGCACGCGGGGCAGGTGCGGCTCCCCTTCATCGGCGCCCTGCGCAACCCCGCCGTCCGGCCGGACCTGTACGAGGAGGGGCTGCGGCGCCGGCCGTGGACGCAGGTGTACACCTCGCGCGGGGTGGGGACGGTGCACGTCCCGGTGCGCTTCCTCTGCCGGCCTGAGGTCGCGGTGCTGGAGCTCACGAGGGACCCAAGGCCGTCACGAAACACGTGACGGGAACGCTCCTTGCTAGAAGTCGCACCCTGCGAGCAGTCCGGAGCGGCGTCGGACGGGACGACGAGCCGGCGCCGATGCGGTACCGTCCATCGCGGAGGGATCATGCCACAGATTGGGACAGTCGAGTTCTTCAAGGACGACAAGGGGTTCGGATTCATCCGCCCCGACGACGGCGGCAAGGACGTCTTCGTCCACCACTCCTCCATCCAGATGGATGGGTTCCGCTCCCTGAAGCGGGGCGATCGCGTGGAGTTCGAGATCCAGGAAGATCCGAAGGGCCCCCGGGCCGCGGAAGTCCGGCTCGCACCGGAGTAAGGAAGGACCCTTCGCGACGGAGTGAAAGCGGCGCCCGTCTCCATTCGGAGCCGGGCGCCGCTTTCCGTGCCTCAACAGCGAAAGGCCTCACACAGATAGGAGTTACGCAGTTGGTTGTAAGCAGGTAGCTTACAGCTATGAACGCATCCAAGGTGATTGATAGCCACTACATACAGTTCCTGATTGCCAGTCCGCGCATGGTGAGTGGCACGGAAGCCGCCCGCGTG
This region of Longimicrobium sp. genomic DNA includes:
- a CDS encoding class II fructose-bisphosphate aldolase, with the protein product MVQSVASADDLALLSLAPVRAMLDEVASSVRVSADGGVEVVNEETLRGEGIDRLVRAAVFADDEDVRDSARWTIGEVGRRLGVAPASIHELYMARGRGEVSGFTVPAINVRAMSFDTGRALFSAARELSAGAIILEIARSEIGYTDQRPAEYVAVMTASAIKAGWSGPLFVQGDHFQLNAKKYKSNPDAEMRAVKDIIREGLHAGFYNIDVDTSTLVDLSKEGLDAQQELNYRLSAELTAYIRHYQPRGVTVSVGGEIGEVGTENSTPEELRAYMDGYNRELQRIGSREGTAVDGLAKISVQSGTTHGGTVLPDGTIADVAIDFETLRTLSQISRDEYGLSGAVQHGASTLPSSAFGNFPDMETAEIHLATNFQNIVYDHPQFPAELRERMYEHCRQNFPDERKPTDTEQQFIYKARKKALGAFKRELWDMPEAHRAAIRATLQEQFDFLFRQLRVNGTLDTVRAIVPLPEVRHAGPGALRMKAAEDDWDLSD
- a CDS encoding metallophosphoesterase; amino-acid sequence: MTNHPTRNTIAAAAAATAALAAYAFLVEPLWLEVTRPRIHVKDLHPALEGFRIALLTDMHAGQGTPLSLVRRACRLAMEEEPHLIALTGDFAADEAPDFGRVISALDELRAPFGVYAVPGNHDYIVGIEAWHRQFRGHPVIRDLTNGACMLDVDGARFCVAGVDDYSYGRPSMNALPPPDTRDFTLLLAHDPDQAELARREYDRVDLIVSGHTHAGQVRLPFIGALRNPAVRPDLYEEGLRRRPWTQVYTSRGVGTVHVPVRFLCRPEVAVLELTRDPRPSRNT
- a CDS encoding cold shock domain-containing protein; the encoded protein is MPQIGTVEFFKDDKGFGFIRPDDGGKDVFVHHSSIQMDGFRSLKRGDRVEFEIQEDPKGPRAAEVRLAPE